The Heliomicrobium gestii genome segment CAGCAGCGTCGGGCAGCAGCGAGCGGCGAGATGGGCGGCGGCAACAGCCTCCCGGGAACCGCCGTCTTCAAGATGCCGGGCGATCAGGTCATCCAATTCAGGGAACGACGGTCCGGGATCGATTCCCCGGGCTTGCAGGCTGTGCAGCAAGCGCAACAGTTCCTTCGCCGTCAGGAGGTTCTCCCTGCGCAATTCCCAGGCTACGGAAACACATGCTGCATCGCCGAGCCGCCCGGCCGCGAAGGCCCAGATGGCCGCTACGGCCGTCCGCTCCCGTCTTCCCCCCTGGAAGGATGTCAAAAAGGCGTCAATGCCTGCCATGGACGCCGGATCACCGAGGCGCGCCAGGGCTTCGATGAGGCTAAAGGCCACCCAGACGTTTTCGGTCTTGGCCAGTTTCGCTTGCATCGGCGCCACGGCGCCTGGTTCCGCCCGGCCGCCCAAGGCCTCCGCGCTGGCGGCCGCCACATTCGGATCGGGATCATCCAAGCCCCTCAGCAGCATCCCGCCGGCCCGCTCGCCGGGAATGGCGGCCAGGGCATCGACAGCCAGTTTGCGCAGGTCCCGGGAGGGATCCAGCAACCGCTCTTCCAGCGCCGTCAACGCGACAGGTCCGAGGGCGCGCATCACCTCCAGGGCGGCGTTGCGAACAGACGCTTCGGCGGAGGCGAGCAGATGGGCGGCGACAGCGGCGGTGTGGTGGCTCCGCATCTCCCCCAAGGCCCGGATGATCTGGCGACGCACATAGGCGGATGGTTCCCGTTCCAACTGCCGGGCCAGCAGTTCTACGCCGCTCGGCGAGGCGGATCGGGAGAGGAGAGCCACCGCCTCGCTGCGGTCGCTTTCATGCTCGCTCTCCAGGAGCCCTTTTGCCTTATTCATTCGACAGACCCCCTCAGGCAAAATTTCCCCGCATGCTCTCCCACCAGCGGCGCAGTTTGGCCTCTGACAGCCGGACGGCTTCGATCACCTTGTCCAGGTCGGAAAAGGGTTTGAGCAGGTAGTCGTTGGCGCCCTTTTCGAGACAGCGCACCGTCTTGTCCATCGTGGAATAACCGGTCATCATAATCACTTGCGCCAGGGGGTCATAGGCCTTGATCGCCGCCAAGAGTTCAATGCCGTCCATCTCCGGCATGACGATGTCGGCCAGGATGATGTGATACTTGCGCGCCTTGACCATCTCCATCGCCTTGAGGGGCGACGTGGTGTATGCGGCCGCAAAACCCTCCAGTTGCAAGATCCGCTGCAAGCTGATGCAGAGTTCCTCTTCGTCGTCAATCAGCAGCACTTTCGTTTCCGGATACATCCCTTGTCCTCCTTTCCGGCCGGTCCTTGTCTTCCCAACGGCCGCAACCGGCATCGACATGGTCCGTGTAGACCGGCAGTTCTCCTGTCAAGAGGGCGGCCGCCTCCAGGATGTTCAGATGACGTCGCATAAAGGGGCCCTTCGAAATTAGCCCCAGTCTTGTTCCCTTGCGTGCCAGGGCGGAACGGGCCTCGCTCAGTCGCCGGAGATCGGCCGCCTCCAGGATTTCCCTATGGCTGATATCGATCAACGCCACCCGCACCGGGCCAACGCCTGCCGCCGCCACCAGTTGGTCAACACCGCTGAAGAGGCCCTCGTTCACCGGTCTCAGGGCCACCTCGGCCACATCGCCGACATCACAAAGCCGACGGATCGCTTCGTCCGATTGTTCGGTTGAAACAACCAAAAAGAGCGGATGATCGGATCCTTCGCCACATCGGCAATCGAGAATCCGGCACGCCGGCTTCAGGCGCTCCTGAATCAGTACGTGGCGTACCTCCGGCATGGGCGCATCGGCGACCAGGCCGATCCGCAGGCAGAGCACCCGGTCGCCCGGCAGGCTTACCGGCGCGACTGCCGCCGCAGGGGGTTCCCGGTCCTCGGCATTCGTCTTCGCGATCACCGCGGTGACACTCTCTTCCATGCTCGGATTCGCGATCTCTCCTCGGCTGGTCGGTCCTCCTTTGTCACCCCCCGGTTGCGCCGAAGCCTTTTCAACAACCCTGTCGCCGGTTGCTTCCAGGGTTTTCAGATACCGCCGCTGTTCCTCGGCCCACCCGGTGTCCAGATCACCGGCGCGCAAACCGGTCAATCCCATTTCCATCCGGTCCATCGTCTCCAGCAGGATATTCACCATGGCCGTCCCCGCCGCTTTTCCCCGGCGGAAGGGATCGAGCCAGTCTTCCATCCGGTGGGCGAAGCGAGCGAGATCGTCAAAATCCAGGCTCTGGGCGCCGCCTTTGATGCTGTGAAAGGCGCGGAACACCTCCGGAACGGCCTGGGACGGTTCTCCCGACTCTTCCGCCGCCAGCAGCGCCGCGCTGGCGGCGGCCAGCATCTCCAGGGACTCATCAAAGAAAAGGGCATGAAAGTCGTATGGGCTGTTCGGTTGCATGGTCATTCCTCCTCCGGCGGCATGGCCGGCAGCCGGATGGTGAAAACGGCGCCCGCCCCGGGTTCGCTGGTCACGGTGACAGTGCCGCCGTGTTCGGTCACGATGCCCTGGACAATCGACAATCCGAGGCCGGTTCCCTTGCCGTCGTTGGTATAAAAAGGCTCAAACACCTTGGGCAGTTCCTCCGGGTCGATGCCACATCCGTTGTCGCGGATGTGGATGATCGCCTGTCGTGCCGAATCGACGGTGTCAGACTCCACCGACAGCAGTCCTGGTTTGCGACCGGAACGCTGAATCGCCTTCAGGGCGTTATGCATCAGATTGATCAACACCTGCTCCAACTGCTGGGCGTTCCCCCGCACGACCAGATCGGCAGGGACCTGCCAGGCAACCTGGACGTGCCGCGAGAGGTCACTCTCGCTCGATACGAGCATCCAGGCGTCTTCCAGGCACTGGCGCAATCGGACGGCGCCCTTCTCTCCCCGCTCCTGCCGTGAAAAGTATTTGAGACCGCTGACAATGGCGGCGATGCGTTCCACGCCTCGGAAGATGGCCTGATTGGCCCGCTTCGCCTCCGTCTCGATCGCCTTTTTTTCGGTGGCCCCATCGAGGGCAGCGCCAGCCATGGGATTCGCGGCATCGCCGGCGGCAGCATTGGCGGCGCGCCCGTGACAGAACAGCGTTCCCCGCTCAAGGTACCGTGACAGCAGTTCCGCATTCACCTTGATGAAGGTGAGGGGGTTGTTGATCTCATGGGCCACACCGGCGACGAGGCGGCCGATCGTGGCCAGGCGGTCTGCCTGTTGGAGCGCTTTTTCTTTTTCCTGAAGCCGCTGAACCAGAGCCCGGTTGGCTCGCACCCGCTCCTCCAATAAACCGGAAGGCGCGGCGTCGCCGCCTTTTTCCGCCCAGATCTGCATCTCTTCGACAAGCGCCACCACGCCCTGGCTGGTCAGCATCAGTTCTTCCGTCAGGCTGCGCACCTCGCTCCGGAGTTGGTTGAACTGGTTCAGCAAGGCGCCCAGGAACTCGGCCACCGGGCGCCACGCCCCTCCGGCGGATTGTTCCTTGCTTTGAACGCAGGCCCTATGGGGGTGGCTGTCGCGGATCTGCAGTTCCCACCACTGCCCGCCCGAGGAGGCGGTAATCGCGTTGGGAAAGCAGGCGTCAAAGACAGGCGCCGATTGGGGCAGAATCATCCCCGCCGGAATGGCCAGGCGGCTGGTGATGAGGACACCCTCCTTATCCTGCGACAGGCGACCTTGCCACTCGCCGGCCCCCTCGCCGGCAGTGGTCAACTGCCAGAAAATCAACACAATCCCGCGCAAAAAGGTCTCCGGCCTGGCGCCTGTTTCT includes the following:
- a CDS encoding response regulator, whose product is MYPETKVLLIDDEEELCISLQRILQLEGFAAAYTTSPLKAMEMVKARKYHIILADIVMPEMDGIELLAAIKAYDPLAQVIMMTGYSTMDKTVRCLEKGANDYLLKPFSDLDKVIEAVRLSEAKLRRWWESMRGNFA
- a CDS encoding Hpt domain-containing protein, with amino-acid sequence MQPNSPYDFHALFFDESLEMLAAASAALLAAEESGEPSQAVPEVFRAFHSIKGGAQSLDFDDLARFAHRMEDWLDPFRRGKAAGTAMVNILLETMDRMEMGLTGLRAGDLDTGWAEEQRRYLKTLEATGDRVVEKASAQPGGDKGGPTSRGEIANPSMEESVTAVIAKTNAEDREPPAAAVAPVSLPGDRVLCLRIGLVADAPMPEVRHVLIQERLKPACRILDCRCGEGSDHPLFLVVSTEQSDEAIRRLCDVGDVAEVALRPVNEGLFSGVDQLVAAAGVGPVRVALIDISHREILEAADLRRLSEARSALARKGTRLGLISKGPFMRRHLNILEAAALLTGELPVYTDHVDAGCGRWEDKDRPERRTRDVSGNESAAD
- a CDS encoding ATP-binding protein, producing the protein MKDTMEVQCRGQAEDVLPAFAYLLAETGARPETFLRGIVLIFWQLTTAGEGAGEWQGRLSQDKEGVLITSRLAIPAGMILPQSAPVFDACFPNAITASSGGQWWELQIRDSHPHRACVQSKEQSAGGAWRPVAEFLGALLNQFNQLRSEVRSLTEELMLTSQGVVALVEEMQIWAEKGGDAAPSGLLEERVRANRALVQRLQEKEKALQQADRLATIGRLVAGVAHEINNPLTFIKVNAELLSRYLERGTLFCHGRAANAAAGDAANPMAGAALDGATEKKAIETEAKRANQAIFRGVERIAAIVSGLKYFSRQERGEKGAVRLRQCLEDAWMLVSSESDLSRHVQVAWQVPADLVVRGNAQQLEQVLINLMHNALKAIQRSGRKPGLLSVESDTVDSARQAIIHIRDNGCGIDPEELPKVFEPFYTNDGKGTGLGLSIVQGIVTEHGGTVTVTSEPGAGAVFTIRLPAMPPEEE